From a single bacterium genomic region:
- a CDS encoding hydrogenase 3 maturation endopeptidase HyCI has protein sequence MTSVEREAPVPSLEANSVAILGVGNRLRGDDAIGCIVCDEIQKVEAKVKVKFGTSTLASTSLFVLDCGSTPENYVQPVAVRKPTHILVVDCCHYGAKPGEFRLFSREEVDGLSYGLLSTHTLPLTLTIEMLSMETGATVELLGIQPESIEFGEELSHPVRRALPGVVASVRDWAGEFQTGA, from the coding sequence TTGACGAGTGTCGAGCGGGAAGCGCCAGTCCCAAGTCTCGAGGCCAACTCGGTAGCAATCCTCGGGGTCGGCAACAGGCTGCGCGGGGACGATGCAATCGGCTGCATCGTATGCGACGAGATCCAGAAGGTTGAGGCTAAGGTCAAGGTCAAGTTTGGGACCTCAACCTTAGCCTCAACCTCTCTCTTCGTCCTCGACTGCGGCAGCACGCCGGAGAACTACGTCCAGCCGGTCGCGGTCCGAAAGCCCACCCACATACTCGTGGTTGACTGCTGCCACTACGGCGCAAAACCCGGCGAGTTTCGTCTGTTCAGCCGCGAGGAGGTCGACGGTTTGTCGTATGGCCTGCTCTCGACTCACACTCTGCCTCTCACCCTAACGATAGAGATGCTCTCGATGGAGACGGGAGCGACAGTCGAACTGCTCGGCATCCAACCGGAGAGTATCGAGTTCGGGGAAGAGCTGTCCCACCCGGTCCGGCGCGCCTTGCCCGGCGTGGTCGCGTCCGTACGGGACTGGGCTGGGGAATTTCAGACCGGCGCGTGA
- a CDS encoding tetratricopeptide repeat protein has protein sequence MRSTSSLKPSLLFAFAVSVAAGMSTGDIARVRELGYLQQYDSALAITAAAIQAEPTDPAGYYWQAAVLQLFINDSGRGVLADSFFALSDHVLMLCRQQLAEDPEDAQAHLYFGLTQLNRSSFLGWQGRKMSAGKAMLDVSPHLDAALRRDSSLAEARLASGMIDYYKATSSKYTLGLHLMGSRPRAYAVVRPMADGDGPLKGPAEMMMAMMLKTDERYDEAVDYCKRVLAIYPGNRSVMRTMRDAYFKGGRYADAVQVGAVLDSAIPRAFPDDKYSMAENWDVCGKAYTQMGKKDEARERFNRVIAWEPYQDDVPWLPHYVSECKQWLKKL, from the coding sequence TTGAGATCGACGTCATCGCTGAAGCCTAGCCTGCTGTTTGCGTTCGCGGTCTCCGTGGCCGCGGGCATGAGCACAGGCGATATCGCGCGTGTGCGGGAACTCGGCTATCTGCAGCAGTATGACTCCGCGCTGGCAATTACCGCCGCGGCAATCCAGGCAGAGCCGACTGACCCGGCCGGGTACTACTGGCAGGCGGCCGTGCTTCAGCTTTTCATCAACGATTCCGGACGCGGGGTGCTTGCGGACTCCTTCTTCGCACTCAGCGACCACGTGTTGATGCTCTGCCGGCAGCAGTTGGCCGAGGATCCGGAAGACGCGCAGGCCCACCTTTACTTCGGTTTGACCCAGCTCAACCGCTCGAGCTTTCTCGGTTGGCAGGGACGGAAGATGTCCGCGGGCAAGGCGATGCTGGACGTATCCCCGCACCTGGATGCGGCCCTGAGACGAGATTCGAGTCTGGCCGAGGCGCGACTCGCATCGGGCATGATTGACTACTACAAGGCGACGTCGTCGAAGTACACGTTGGGTCTGCATCTGATGGGGTCGCGTCCAAGAGCATACGCCGTCGTCCGGCCCATGGCGGACGGCGACGGGCCGCTCAAGGGGCCGGCGGAGATGATGATGGCCATGATGCTCAAGACCGATGAGCGATACGATGAGGCAGTTGACTACTGCAAGCGGGTGCTCGCTATCTATCCCGGCAACAGAAGCGTTATGCGCACGATGCGCGACGCATACTTCAAGGGCGGGCGCTACGCCGACGCAGTTCAGGTGGGGGCGGTACTGGATTCAGCGATACCACGGGCGTTTCCCGACGACAAGTATTCCATGGCCGAGAACTGGGACGTATGCGGCAAGGCCTACACGCAGATGGGCAAGAAGGACGAAGCGCGGGAACGGTTCAACCGTGTGATTGCGTGGGAGCCGTATCAGGACGACGTTCCCTGGCTACCGCACTACGTCAGCGAATGCAAGCAGTGGCTGAAGAAACTGTGA
- a CDS encoding RidA family protein, whose translation MSGERKAILTDKAPKPIGPYSQAVRYGNLVFASGQIPIDPNTGNLVTGDIVKETEQVFANLAAVLAAAGTDLSRVVKTTVFLTDMGLFGKVNEVYARYFREPFPARSTIQVAALPKGVSVEIDVIAEA comes from the coding sequence ATGAGCGGTGAGCGGAAAGCGATCTTGACCGACAAGGCGCCGAAGCCGATTGGGCCATACAGTCAGGCCGTGCGGTACGGCAATCTGGTCTTCGCGTCCGGGCAGATACCGATTGACCCGAACACCGGCAACCTGGTGACGGGCGACATTGTGAAGGAGACAGAGCAGGTGTTCGCCAACCTTGCCGCGGTTCTCGCCGCGGCCGGTACTGACCTGAGCCGGGTGGTGAAGACCACGGTGTTCCTGACCGACATGGGCCTGTTCGGCAAGGTCAACGAGGTGTACGCCCGCTATTTCCGCGAACCGTTTCCTGCTCGCTCGACCATTCAGGTCGCGGCCCTGCCCAAGGGAGTCTCGGTTGAGATCGACGTCATCGCTGAAGCCTAG